The DNA window CCGCCGCCCAAGCCCGCACCGGAGCCCGTGAAGATGGTGGAGCTGCCCGTCATCACCGAGCCCCCTGGCGCCACGGTGAGCGTGGGCGGCGAGGAGCGCGGCGTGACGCCCATGAAGCTGGAGCTGGAGCAGGGCGCGCCCATGGTGGCGGTGACGCTGGCGCTCAACGGCTATGAGCCGGTGACACGCGAGGTCTCCGCGGCCGACGACGAGCTGCGCCTGGAGCTGCGGCGCCAGGGGGGCAAGCCCACGGGCACCCCGAATCCCAAGCGGCCCGGTGGCTCACCGGGCGGCAACCTGGGCATCAAGACGGGCCGCTAGCCCGGCGTCTCCCGATGGACCTCCGGCGAGTCGGTGACTCGCCGGAGCTGCAAGTCATTGCGAGGCGCGCACGCCCGTGACTAGCGCTTGAAGTGGTCGGCGATGACGCTGGCCACGCAGCACGTGAGCTTCTTGCCGGTGGGGACGTGCAGGAACTCGTTGGGCCCGTGCGCGTTGCTGCCCGGCCCCAAGAGGCCGGTGATGAGGAACTGCGCCTCCGGGAAGCGCTCGCCCAGCATGCCCATGAAGGGGATGGTGCCGCCCTCGCCCATCGCCATGGCCGGCCGGCCGAAGTACGTGCCGGACGCGGACTCCACCGCGCTGGACAGCCAGCTCGCCAGCGGCGGCGCGTCCCAGCCGATGCTGGCCTTGTCGCCGTCGAACGTCACCTTCGCGCCGTACGGCGGGTCCTTCTCCAGCGCTTCCTTCAGCGCCTTCTGCGCCGCCTTCGGCTCCAGGCGCGGAGGGATGCGCATGGACAGCTTCACCGTGGTGAAGGGGCGCAGCACGTTGCCCGCGCTCTGAAGCGAAGGCATGCCGTCCACGGCCGTCACCGACAGCGCCGGACGCCACGTGCGGTTGAGCACCAGCTCCGCGCCGTCGTCCGACATGGGCTTCATGCCGGGCACCCACGGGAACTTGGCGAACACCTCTTCGCCCAGCACCTTCGCCGCGGCGGACGCCTGCTCGCGCCGCTCCTTGGGAATCTCCACGTGCAGGCCCTGCACCGTGACGCGGCCCGTGTCCTGCTCCTCCACCCGCGACAGCACCTGGCGCAGCACGCGGAAGGACGACGCGACGATGCCGCTGGCGTCGCCGGAGTGGACACCCTCGGTGAGCACGTCCACGCGCAGGTTGCCGGCCACCATGCCGCGCAGCGACGTGGTCATCCACAGCTGCTCATAGTTGGCGCAGCCCGAGTCCAGGCACACCACCAGCGACGGCTTGCCGATGCGCGGCGCGAGCGCCTCGATGTACGCGGGCAGGTCGTAGCTGCCGCTCTCCTCGCACGCCTCGATGAGCACCACGCAGCGCGCGTGCGGCACGCCCTGCTCGCGCAGCAGGCGCAGCGCCGTCAGCGACGCGAAGGCGGAGTAGCCGTCATCCGCGCCACCCCGGCCGTAGAGCTTGTCGCCCTCGCGCTTGGGGGTCCACGGCGTCAGGTCCTCGCGCCAGCCCGTCATCTCCGGCTGCTTGTCCAGGTGGCCGTACAGCAGCACGGTGTCGTCGCCGCGCGTGCCCGGAATCTCCATGTAGATGACCGGCGTGCGGTCGCGGCCCTGCTCATCCTTGAGGCGGACCACTTCCAACGTGAGGCCGGGCAGGTGGGCCGCCTGCGTGCGGCACCACTCCACGATGAGCTGCACCGCGGCTTCCATGTGGCCGTGCTTCACCCAGTCCGGGTCGAAGGCCGGCGACTTGTTGGGAATGCGGATGTAGCGCTCGAGCGCCGGGAGGATTTCCTTCTCCCAGATGCGGTCGGAGGATTCGGTGGCGGTCTGGACGTTCATGGCCGGCATGCTGAGCACGGGACGCCGCCTCTGTCGACACCAGCGAATCCGGAGCAAAGCCGCCCGGGCCCCCCGCCACCGTGTGCCCGCCTGATGGCCTCCATCGGCCCGCCTGTCGCGAGCCTGTGCCCCTCGGGAGCCCGAGGCACCGAGGAAGCGCCGCGTCACCGGACGCGAAGCCGTGGAGGCCCGTGCCGCCAGGGCCACGGAGAGGGTGACGGCCCGAGCGCCGGGGCCGCTACTCCCGGCTCGCGACGCGCAGCACGACCGCCGCGGGGCCCTCCAGCGTCACGGCTCCGTCGCGCAGCGGTGACTCGCGCCCGGTGCCTCCTCCTCCGAAGCGCGGGGCCTCGCTCCACAGCAGCACCTCCGCGCCCCGAGGGACGGGGTGGGTCAGCGTCCCCCGCAAGGCGAGCAGCACGAGCAGCGTCTGCCCTTCCGAGCGCCGCTCCATCCACAGCGCATCGGGCCCCAGGGCTCGCGCGTCGTAGGTTCCCCGGCGTGCCTCCCTGAAGGCGGGCTCGCTCGCGCGCAATTGGAGCAGCTCGCGATAGAGCAGGCGGACCTCCGCGTGCCCGGGCTTGTCCGCCTCGCTCCAATCCAGGCGCGAGCGGGTGAAGGTCTCCAGGGCCTGCGGGTCGGGGACCTCCTCGCCCGCGAAGCGAGAGAAGTCCGCGAACTCGCGGCGCCGTCCTTCCGTGACGAGCCGCCCCAGCTCCGCGTGGTGGTCCGTGAAGTAGAGGAACGGCGTGCTCGCGTTCCACTCCTGCCCCATGAACAAGAGCGGGGTATAGGGCGACGTGAGCAGCAACGCGCTCATCGCGCGGAAGGCCGCGGGAGACACGTCGCTCCCCAGTCGCTCTCCCAAGGCGCGGTTGCCCACCTGGTCGTGATTCTGGAGGCAGTACACGAAGTGCCACGGCGCCAGTCCCTCGGCCGAGGTGCCTCGCGCATGGCCCTGGTTCTTCGACACCTGTCCTTCGTAGAACCAGCCCTGGCGCAGCGTTCGCGCCAGGTCCTCCGTGTGGCCCGTGTAGTCCTGGTAGTAGCCCTCGCTGTCTCCCGCGAAGGCGCGCCGCATCTGGTGATGGAAGTCATCCGCCCAGATGCCATCCAGCGCATGACCGCCCTCGGCCGTGGAGAGCACGAGGCGCCGCTCGTTGCGCCCATCCTCGGCGATGAGGAGCACGGACCTTCCAGGCGCACTGGCCCGCGCGCGCTCGGCGATGTCGTCCAGCAGGTGCCGAGGACTCTCGTCCACCAGCGCGTGGGTCGCATCGAGGCGCAAGCCGTCCAGGTGGTAGTCGCGAATCCACATCTCCACGTTGGAGAGCACCAGCTCGCGCACGGGCCCGCTGTCCGCGCCGTCGTAGTTCACCGCGTCGCCCCACGGCGTGTGGTGGCGGCCGGTGAAGTAGTGCGGCGAGTACACCCGGAGGTAATTCCCGTCCGGACCGAAGTGGTTGTAGACGACGTCCAGCAGCACGGCGAGGCCACGCGCGTGCGCGGCGTCCACCAGCCGGCGCAGTCCCTCCGGGCCGCCATACACCTGGGCGGGCGCGAAGAGGTCCACGCCGTCGTAGCCCCAGTTCCTCTCGCCGGGGAAGCTGGCCACGGGCATCAGCTCCAGCGCGTTGACGCCCAGCTCCACGAGCGCGGGGAGCCGGGGGATGAGCGCCTCGAAGGTGCCCTCGGGCGTGGCGGTGCCCACGTGGACCTCGTAGAGGACGAGCGACCGGGGCTCCACGCCCTTCCATCCCGCGTCCGTCCACGCGAAGTCCGGCACCACCACTTCGGACGGCCCATGCACGCCTTGCGGCTGCGCGCGAGACCACGGGTCCGGGAAGGGCCCTTCGCCATCCACGCGCAGCTTGTAGAGGACTCCAGCGCCCTGCCCTTCCAGCTCGGCGACGAAGAAGCCACCGGCCTCGGGGGTCATGGGCAACACGCGTCCTGGCGCACCCCGCGCGTCATGCAGGACCACCTCCACGCGCTGATGGCCCGGTGCCCAGACCCGCCACCGCACCTTCGGGCCCGCATCGACCCAGGCCCCCAATTGCTTCCGCCGCGTGCTCGCCAACATCTCGAGAGGACTCATACCCCTGTCCGTGTAATGCGCCCGCGCGCATCCGGGGAGCACTTGTGGACCGGGAGGCCCGCCACGTGGGTGTGAGGTGTTCACGGGTGGGCTTTCGCGCGCCATCGACCCGGGTCAGCCATGCCCGCCTGTCTCCTTGTCGGGAATGAGGGCGTGCAGAGGCGTGCTTGTAGACACCCCGTCCCCCTTGGATGATGCGCCCCTGCTCCGGTGCCCTCGAGCGCCGTCCCCCTTGGAGTCGCCTGGAATGTCTGTCGCCCACCCCGGTCTGGAGTCTCGACGTGTCCCTCGCGGAGAGGACGTGCGCGAGCGAGTCGCGGCCATCGAGCTCCTGTCTCCCCGCGACATCGACGCGCGGCTCACGGCGTTGGGTTATCGGGGACAGGGAGAGGCACGGCGCGCGGCGTCCGTCCTGGCCTACCGCCACGTGCGACGCATCCGCCGCGTGTATCTGGAGGGGCTCTCCGCGGAGACGGGGGCTCGCGAGAACTGTCTGTTCCTGGGGCCCACCGGCTCCGGCAAGACGTTCCTGGTGGAGCTGTTGTTTCGCGAAATCCTCGCCGTGCCCACGGTGCTCGCGGACGCCACGCAGTTCTCTGAAACCGGTTACGTGGGTGACGACGTCAACACGCTGCTGTCGCGGCTGTATGAAGCCGCGGACAAGGACGCCGAGTGGGCCGCGTGTGGCGTCATCTGCATGGACGAGTTCGACAAGCTCGCGACCAGTCGCTCCGACAGCCGCTTCGCCGGACAGCAGACCACCAAGGACGTCAGCGGCTTCGGCGTGCAGCGCGGGCTGCTGCACCTGCTGTCGGGCTCCAGCGCGGACTTCCCGCCGGACTTCGGCTTCACCAGTCGGCTCCAGCCGGACACGATGGAGCTGTCCTGCATCACCTTCATCGCCTGCGGCGCCTTCAGCGGCCTGAGCACGACCGCGGACAACATGACGAAGACGGAGCGGCTGGGCTTCGGCCGTGAGCCCAAGCACACGCCCGGAGAGTCCATCGCCGTGGCTGTCACGCAGGAGCAGTTGGAGCAGACGACGGCCTTCGCGCGCTACGGCTTCATCCCGGAGCTCATCGGCCGCTTCAACCGGCTGGTCTCCTTCACGCCGCTGGACGCGGCCACGCTGGGCGACATCCTCCAGCAGAACGTGCTGCGCGCGTATGAGCGCGAGTTCGAGCAGGAGGGCCTGCGCCTGCACGTGGAGCCCGAGGTGAAGCAGCACATCGTGGCGCGGGCGCTCAAGCGGGAGACGGGGGCGAGAGGTCTGCGCACCACGCTGGCGCCCCTCCTGGAGCAGGCGGCCTACGACCACTTCGGCCAGCCGGGCGCGGCCTCCACCGTGCGCCTGGTGTTGGATGGCGACGAGGTGCGTTCGCTCACGGAGTGACCGCGGGGCCTGCGGCCTGGCAGGAGCCCGGTGGCGGCAGCTTGGGCGAGCGGGGAGGCAAGCCCGTCTCTCATCCGGCCCACACGCGCCTTACGGTTTGCCGGTAACAGAACACCGGAGGGCCGCACACATGGCGCACACGGACCACACGCGAGAGATTCCTCGAGAGGGCTGGGCGGACTATCTGGCGCTGCTCAGCACCATGGAGAAGGAGCACCCGGTCCGCATCGAAGTCGAAGGCCTGGACCTGGGAGACCAGCCGCTCGCCGAGAACCTGCCGCTCATCGAAATCAGCCTCGAGGAGAAGGGCAGCGACAAGGGCGTGGTCGAAATCATCGTGGGAGGCCCCGGCGGGGAAATCACCCACCGCATCCAGAAGCCGGCCCGTATCTACGCGGACGAGAGCGAGAGCGGCGAGCTGGAGTGCCTCGACATCGAGAGCAGCGAGGACAACACGAAGACGCTCATCTTCTTCGGCCAGGCGACGACGGATGGCGCGCGGCGGATGGACTGAAGCCCGCGCGAGGTGATGCCCTCGGCATCCCTTGAGCACAGGAGGCCGGAAGGTTCGCATCCTCGAAAAGAGGGAGCCTTCCGGCCTGGGGGCTCACGGGTACAGCGCGCGAGCGCCCTGCTTGTCCAAGTCCGTGAGCACGAAACGAATCTCGTCATCACCGCACTCGACATAGTTCATGACGGAATACCTGTCGTAGGGAGTCAGTGGACGCCACTGGCGGTCCTCCCCACTGCAGGGCACATACCGCACATGCTCGTGCCGGAAGCCCAGCACGTGGCCCAACTCATGGCGGAGGATACCCGCCAGCGGCCAGGGCACCGTGGGGCCGAACGCCGTGCTGTCGATGACGATGTTGCGGACATCGCGGGTTGCGTTGGGGAAGAAGGAGCGCGCCATATACTGGCCCCCCGTGGTCACCGGGCGCACGTCGAACAACACCCCAGCCTGAGTCGACGTGCAGTTGGCGTCGAACGCGGTGTTGTGCGTGAAGTTCACGTTCGCAGTGGCCTCCCAGTCCGCTGTCGCCTCGTTCATCGCCGCGACCACACGCGCCTTGTTCGTGCCGAATGAATTGCTGACACAGTAGGTCAGGTTCCCCTTCTGCGCCGCGTTCCACTTCACGTCATACTCGGGGCCCCCACCGCGTGTGTTGTACACGACCAGCCCACCTCGACTGCTTGCGGTCGTGGCCACATTGGCGTCGAAGTACGCACGCAGCGCCGCCTCGCTCTCCACCGCCTGGTCCCCGTCGAAAATCCACACGCCCTCGGAGTCCCTCACCGCGCTCGCGCGGAACTCCTCCCATGTCTGGGTGTCGGGCGCCTCGGCCCGGGGAGCCTCGGGGCCTCCACATGCGGCGGCCCCCAGCAATGACACACTCGCAAGCAACGCCACGGAGCGGAACTCGAGCATCGGGTCTCTCCTCGAAAAGAACCTTCGGCCCCGACCTCGGGCCGTCACATCCACCTCACGGGTACAAAGAGCGAGCACCCGTGCGGTCCAGGGCAGACAGCACCGGCCCTCCCGGGTTCGTGCTGACGCACGTGCTCCCGACCCGGGGATAGTGCATGACAGAGGCCGAGTCGTAGACCGACAGCGGCCGCATGTTCGTACCCGCTCCTCCTGGGCATCGGTCATGCTCGTGAACGAAGCCCAGCACGTGGCCCAGCTCGTGGCGCACAATCCCCTCCAGCGTCCAGACGCCCGTGCCACCGAACACCGTGTTGTCGATGAGCAGGTTGCGACCCGAGCGTGCCGCGTTCGGGAAGAACGCTCGCGCAGCGTATTGGCCGCCCGAGTTCACCGGTCGCACGTCGAACATCACCCCCGTCTGGGATGCCGTGCAGGAGGCGTCGAACGCCGGGTTGTAGATGAAGTCCACGTTGGCCGTGGCCTCCCAGTCCGCCGTCGCGATGTTCATCGCCGCGACCACCGCCGCCTTGTTCGCGCCGAACAGGTTGTTCACGCAGTAGGTCAGGTTCCTCTTCTGCGTCGTGTTCCACTTCACGTCGGCGCCTTGCAGGAAATACACGGCCAGGGCCTCGCGACTCGTGCCCGTCGCCGCCACCTGATGCTCGAAGTACGCGCGCAGCTCCGCCTCGCTCCCCACCGCCTGGTCCCCGTCGAAAATCCACACGCCCTCGGAGTCCCTCACCGCGCTCGCGCGGAACTCCTCCCATGTCTGGGTGTCGGGCACCTCGGGTTGGGGAGCCTCGGGGCCTCCACACGCGGTCCCCAGCAACGACACACTGACCAGCAACGCCATGGAGCGCCATTCGAGCATCGGGTCTCTCCTCACGTAGAAAGGCCGGAAGGCACCCCCCTCCGCGGGAGAAGGAACCTTCCGGCCTGGGCCGCGGCCCCCACCGTCACTCACGCGACGGCGGGCGCCTTGGCCAGTACGTCAACACTTCACGGATACAGCGCGCGAGCACCCTGCTGGTCACGAGCCGTCAGCACCAGGTCACCCTGCTGGGTGCCGTTGCACTGGGGGTAGTGCATGACGGAGGCGCTGTCGTAGGTCGTCAGGCCACGCCACTGGTTGTCCTCGTAGCAGCCCCCGTTGACGCGGGTGTGCTCGTGGCGGAAGCCGAGCGTGTGGCCCAGTTCGTGGCGCATGATGCCCGCCAGCGTCCAGACGCCCGTGTTGCCGAATGCCGTGTTGTCCACGAGGACGTTGCGCGCCGAGCGGCCCGAGTTCGGGAAGAACGCGCGCGCCAGGTACTGGCCGCCCGAGTTCACGGGACGCACGTCGAACAGCACGCCCGCCTGCGTCGCGGTGCAGTTGGCGTCGAGCGCCGTGTTGTGGACGAAGTTCACGCTCGCGGTGGCCTCCCAGGCCGCCGTCGCCGTGTTCATCGCCGCGACGATGCGCGCCTTGTTCGCGCCGAACGTGTTGCTCACGCAGTAGGTGAGGTTCATCTTCTGCGCGGCGCTCCACTTCACGTCACCCGCGGGAGCTCCGCCGCCGGTGTTGTACACGGCCAGGCCATCCTGGTTCGTGGCCGTCCCGGACACGGCGCTGTCGAAGAAGGCGCGCAGCTCCGCCTCGCTGTCCACCGCCTGGTCACCATCGAAAATCCACTTGCCTTCGGGGTCCTGCACCGCGCTCGCCCGGAACTCCTCCCACGTCATCTTGGGCGCCTCGGTCTGGGGAGCCTCCGGCCCACCACACGCGGAACCCAGCAACGTCACACCAGCAAGCAACGCCATGGAGCGAAACTTGAGCATCGGGTCTTTCCTTCGGACTACTGCGGGGAATGCGCCGCCCACCGGGTTCTTCCCCCGCCGCGGGACCGGCGCGCCCCGCCCATGAGCAACTGTCGGGCCAAAGACGCGCTATAGCTGAAAAACACGTCTTACCAGCTTAAACTGGAGCACCCGCACTCCAGGTCCGTGGACGCGAGCGTAAACAGACGTGACGTCTCGGAAGCGAAGTCGGCGCCGCAGTTGAGACTTTTCACGCGGCGTGGAGACTGTTCAATGCACGGACAGTGCTGTCCATGAATCAGTCAGCGGCCCCTGAGTCCGATGAATCCCAACAGGGGTCGTCCGCCACTCGCGTGAACAGCGGAAAGTGTTGCTCACGTTGCATTCTTCGCCACGGCACGTCAAGCGTGCGACGCATCGCGGCTGAGTCGGGCCGCGGCTACCGCGCTGCGCCGTGAGGCGCATCCATGTATAGGCGAAGCAGTCCGTGCCCACCCTCCCGTCCGACATGCCTGAAGCACTCCCGTGGATGGAAGCAGCGTGGCCGCACGTCGCGGCGGTGCTGACCGTGCTGGTGAGCGTGTTGGCCAGCGGGCACGTCGTGCTGCACAAGCGGGACGTGCGCGCCGCGGTGAGCTGGGTGGGGCTGGTGTGGCTGGTGCCCGTGCTGGGCGCGGTGCTGTACCTGCTCCTGGGCATCAACCGCATCCGCCGCCGGGCGCGCTCGCTGACGCCGCGCCGGGAGCATGGGCTGTTTCCTCCCATCCGGGGCCTGGAGGCGGTGGTGGCCGAAGGGGCCTCGCGGGTGACGGACGACGCCGCGCACCTGGCGCCGCTGGCCCGGCTGGGGGACGCCGTCACGCACCGACCGCTGTTGCCGGGCAATCGCGTCACCGTGCTGGAGTCCCGCACGGACGCGTACCCCGCCATGCTGGAGGCCATCGCGAGCGCACGCGCATCCATCACCCTGTGCAGCTACATCTTCGACAACGACATGGCGGGCCGGCACTTCGCGGGCGCGCTGGGCGAGGCGGTGCGGCGAGGCGTGGAGGTCCGGGTGTTGGTGGACGCGGTGGGCGCGCGCTACACGTGGCCCACGATTCTGGGCCGCCTCAAGCGCGAGGGCATCCGGGCCGCGCGCTTCCTGCCCTCGCTGATGCCCTACCGGCTGCCTTTCATGAACCTGCGCAACCACCGCAAGGTGCTGGTGGTGGACGGACAGGTGGGCTTCACCGGCGGCATGAACATCCGCGAGCACTTCTGGCCGGGTGAGCACGCCGCCAGGGACCTGCACTTCAAGCTGGAGGGTCCGGTGGTGGCGCAGCTCCAGGAGACCTTCGCCGAGGACTGGGTCTTCACCACGCGGGAGCGACTGACGGGCGACACATGGTTCCCGGAGCAGCGGCGGATGGGGCCGGTGCTGGCGCGGGGGATTCCGGACGGGCCGGACGAGGACTTCGAGGCGCTGCGCACGGTGCTGCTCGGCGCGCTGGCCACCGCGCGAGCGTCGGTGCGAATCGTCACCCCCTACTTCCTGCCGGACCCGGCGCTCATCACCGCGCTCAACGTGGCGGCGCTGCGGGGCGTGCGCGTGGAGGTGGTGTTGCCGGAGAAGGGCAACCTGCCCGTGGTGCAGTGGGCCAGCACCGCGCAGCTCTGGCAGGTGCTGGCGACGGGGTGCCAGGTGTTCCTCACCCAGCCCCCCTTCGACCACTCCAAGCTGATGGTGGTGGATGGGGAGTGGGGGCTGATTGGCTCGGCCAACTGGGACCCGCGCTCGCTGCGGCTCAACTTCGAGCTGAACGTGGAGTGCTACGACGCGGAGCTGGCCCGGCGACTGGAGGCGGTGGTGGAGGAGCGGCTGTCTCGCGCCCGCCCCCTCACCCGCGCGCAGGTCGATGCGCGCCCGTTGCCCATCCGGTTGAGGGATGGGCTGGCGCGCCTGTTGTCTCCGTACCTCTGACTCGCGCCGCGCCGCTCAGAGGAGCACGCGCCGCACCTTCCAGAAGGCTTCCTTCGCGGTGCGGTAGGCCGCCGAGTCCGACGGCAGCAGCGTGCGGAGCAGCTCCGCCGACTGCGTCTGGAGGGGCCGCACGCAGTGCGCCTCCACCTTGCCCCGGAGGAAGCCCACGGGGTCCCTGCGGCGGTACTCGGAGAAGTACGTCTTCAGCTCGTTGCGCGAGCGCGCCTTGCCGTTGTCCGCGTACTTGGCCACGTAGGGGCTGAAGTCCGGGTACAGGCGGCCCTCGCCGAAGTCGCCGTGCAGCGTCGTCTTCATGAAGTTGCCGATGAGCAGGTCATCGAAGACGCGGTAGCGCACCGCCGTCAGCAGCGAGTTGCGCGGCGCCTCGAAGGTGATGCCCCGGCGGAAGCGGCGCTGGTTGAACTCGATGACATGGTCCTGTCCGCCCACGCGGAAGCGGAGGTAGTCGAGCACCGTGCCCAGGTGCTCGATGGCCCCGAAGTACTCGCGAAGCGCCTGGGCCTCCTCGCGCTCCAGCATCGCGCTCCAGTCGTCGCCGAA is part of the Myxococcus landrumus genome and encodes:
- the cls gene encoding cardiolipin synthase is translated as MEAAWPHVAAVLTVLVSVLASGHVVLHKRDVRAAVSWVGLVWLVPVLGAVLYLLLGINRIRRRARSLTPRREHGLFPPIRGLEAVVAEGASRVTDDAAHLAPLARLGDAVTHRPLLPGNRVTVLESRTDAYPAMLEAIASARASITLCSYIFDNDMAGRHFAGALGEAVRRGVEVRVLVDAVGARYTWPTILGRLKREGIRAARFLPSLMPYRLPFMNLRNHRKVLVVDGQVGFTGGMNIREHFWPGEHAARDLHFKLEGPVVAQLQETFAEDWVFTTRERLTGDTWFPEQRRMGPVLARGIPDGPDEDFEALRTVLLGALATARASVRIVTPYFLPDPALITALNVAALRGVRVEVVLPEKGNLPVVQWASTAQLWQVLATGCQVFLTQPPFDHSKLMVVDGEWGLIGSANWDPRSLRLNFELNVECYDAELARRLEAVVEERLSRARPLTRAQVDARPLPIRLRDGLARLLSPYL
- a CDS encoding AAA family ATPase, which produces MSVAHPGLESRRVPRGEDVRERVAAIELLSPRDIDARLTALGYRGQGEARRAASVLAYRHVRRIRRVYLEGLSAETGARENCLFLGPTGSGKTFLVELLFREILAVPTVLADATQFSETGYVGDDVNTLLSRLYEAADKDAEWAACGVICMDEFDKLATSRSDSRFAGQQTTKDVSGFGVQRGLLHLLSGSSADFPPDFGFTSRLQPDTMELSCITFIACGAFSGLSTTADNMTKTERLGFGREPKHTPGESIAVAVTQEQLEQTTAFARYGFIPELIGRFNRLVSFTPLDAATLGDILQQNVLRAYEREFEQEGLRLHVEPEVKQHIVARALKRETGARGLRTTLAPLLEQAAYDHFGQPGAASTVRLVLDGDEVRSLTE
- a CDS encoding M20 family metallopeptidase produces the protein MPAMNVQTATESSDRIWEKEILPALERYIRIPNKSPAFDPDWVKHGHMEAAVQLIVEWCRTQAAHLPGLTLEVVRLKDEQGRDRTPVIYMEIPGTRGDDTVLLYGHLDKQPEMTGWREDLTPWTPKREGDKLYGRGGADDGYSAFASLTALRLLREQGVPHARCVVLIEACEESGSYDLPAYIEALAPRIGKPSLVVCLDSGCANYEQLWMTTSLRGMVAGNLRVDVLTEGVHSGDASGIVASSFRVLRQVLSRVEEQDTGRVTVQGLHVEIPKERREQASAAAKVLGEEVFAKFPWVPGMKPMSDDGAELVLNRTWRPALSVTAVDGMPSLQSAGNVLRPFTTVKLSMRIPPRLEPKAAQKALKEALEKDPPYGAKVTFDGDKASIGWDAPPLASWLSSAVESASGTYFGRPAMAMGEGGTIPFMGMLGERFPEAQFLITGLLGPGSNAHGPNEFLHVPTGKKLTCCVASVIADHFKR
- a CDS encoding matrixin family metalloprotease, which codes for MLEFRSVALLASVSLLGAAACGGPEAPRAEAPDTQTWEEFRASAVRDSEGVWIFDGDQAVESEAALRAYFDANVATTASSRGGLVVYNTRGGGPEYDVKWNAAQKGNLTYCVSNSFGTNKARVVAAMNEATADWEATANVNFTHNTAFDANCTSTQAGVLFDVRPVTTGGQYMARSFFPNATRDVRNIVIDSTAFGPTVPWPLAGILRHELGHVLGFRHEHVRYVPCSGEDRQWRPLTPYDRYSVMNYVECGDDEIRFVLTDLDKQGARALYP
- the treZ gene encoding malto-oligosyltrehalose trehalohydrolase; its protein translation is MSPLEMLASTRRKQLGAWVDAGPKVRWRVWAPGHQRVEVVLHDARGAPGRVLPMTPEAGGFFVAELEGQGAGVLYKLRVDGEGPFPDPWSRAQPQGVHGPSEVVVPDFAWTDAGWKGVEPRSLVLYEVHVGTATPEGTFEALIPRLPALVELGVNALELMPVASFPGERNWGYDGVDLFAPAQVYGGPEGLRRLVDAAHARGLAVLLDVVYNHFGPDGNYLRVYSPHYFTGRHHTPWGDAVNYDGADSGPVRELVLSNVEMWIRDYHLDGLRLDATHALVDESPRHLLDDIAERARASAPGRSVLLIAEDGRNERRLVLSTAEGGHALDGIWADDFHHQMRRAFAGDSEGYYQDYTGHTEDLARTLRQGWFYEGQVSKNQGHARGTSAEGLAPWHFVYCLQNHDQVGNRALGERLGSDVSPAAFRAMSALLLTSPYTPLLFMGQEWNASTPFLYFTDHHAELGRLVTEGRRREFADFSRFAGEEVPDPQALETFTRSRLDWSEADKPGHAEVRLLYRELLQLRASEPAFREARRGTYDARALGPDALWMERRSEGQTLLVLLALRGTLTHPVPRGAEVLLWSEAPRFGGGGTGRESPLRDGAVTLEGPAAVVLRVASRE
- a CDS encoding M57 family metalloprotease, which encodes MLKFRSMALLAGVTLLGSACGGPEAPQTEAPKMTWEEFRASAVQDPEGKWIFDGDQAVDSEAELRAFFDSAVSGTATNQDGLAVYNTGGGAPAGDVKWSAAQKMNLTYCVSNTFGANKARIVAAMNTATAAWEATASVNFVHNTALDANCTATQAGVLFDVRPVNSGGQYLARAFFPNSGRSARNVLVDNTAFGNTGVWTLAGIMRHELGHTLGFRHEHTRVNGGCYEDNQWRGLTTYDSASVMHYPQCNGTQQGDLVLTARDQQGARALYP
- a CDS encoding matrixin family metalloprotease, coding for MLEWRSMALLVSVSLLGTACGGPEAPQPEVPDTQTWEEFRASAVRDSEGVWIFDGDQAVGSEAELRAYFEHQVAATGTSREALAVYFLQGADVKWNTTQKRNLTYCVNNLFGANKAAVVAAMNIATADWEATANVDFIYNPAFDASCTASQTGVMFDVRPVNSGGQYAARAFFPNAARSGRNLLIDNTVFGGTGVWTLEGIVRHELGHVLGFVHEHDRCPGGAGTNMRPLSVYDSASVMHYPRVGSTCVSTNPGGPVLSALDRTGARSLYP
- a CDS encoding DUF5335 family protein, translating into MAHTDHTREIPREGWADYLALLSTMEKEHPVRIEVEGLDLGDQPLAENLPLIEISLEEKGSDKGVVEIIVGGPGGEITHRIQKPARIYADESESGELECLDIESSEDNTKTLIFFGQATTDGARRMD